GCCCCTGTCAGGTTTTTGTAACCATTTGCTTCAGTTTTGTTTCCTTCCTAGTTTCTGAACCTGTCTGTAAATGACAGTGCCACACCTATTTAGTTATTaggccaaaagaaaaatacttaCAATATCTTATTCTGGTACGAGCGGACTAGGTTGGTCTCTTTAGCTATGACGACTGTATTGCATTTTGCTGTTCAACCAAGAATGGGAAAATCAGATACACCACAATCCCTATGAAACATGAAGCGATCACTTATTATATTTAATTTTATACAAATCACCGCCTCCCCTGTGGAAAAGGGTTAGAGTTTGAAATCGGTTTGAACATTCACAACAGGAAAGAAGTAATAAACAAACGAGGCAGCAGAAAGGTGGTAGCAAGTCAAAGGTCCACTCTGGTTCTGGAAATAATCCACATAGCAAAAGCAACTGTAAGTTCACTCTTGACCCTTTTACCTTCTAAATGCACTTAATATGTCCTTGTATGTTCTCAAGACCattttgtaatattttttatttccaaAGGTATACAGAAATGTGCAAATATTTGCATGCTGCTAAACTTCTTTAAGCGTACATCGGTTGCATTTGTTCTTTGTTAGCAAATAGCATTGCGTGACAACATAGACTATCTTCTCACGTCTTATGTTATGCACTTCAAATTGTAGTACAATAGCATGGACAATGTGGGGAACTATTATTCCTAGCATCTTCATTGTGTAACTGTTTTTCGAGCCCGAGTTTATACTTGTCTATCTTAAAAAACGAAAAGAAAGTCTATTTTTCAGTATATTTGGACGGTAACAAATGAACCATGATGCTCTATACAGGCTGGCAAGACTGGAGAAACTTTGATGAAGATGACTGCAGTGATACCCCTTCTGGGAGCTATGGCGGTAAGACATCTTTTACCTGGTACTGGCCTGGGGAGAATGACGATGACCTTGGCAATTCTAGTGGATTTCAATGGAGGGAGGAGCCTCGGTCGACCAAATCAAGGGAACGGGTTTGGAATGAAAGTGATGTGGATGAGGAAGACGAATCTTGTCGTGATGATCTGAAAAGCTATAGAATCGCTCTTGGTTTGCCAGCTTTGGGTCCCTTAAAACTTGATCATATTAAGTCAGCGTAAGTCTTTGAGCATTTGTGTCGTGTTTGCAAGGTTTCATACAAGAAGCTTCTTAATTGGTTTTTCCTTCTTGATGTTATGTCTCTGCAGTTTTCGCACATCGGCTCTCAAGTGGCACCCGGACAAGCACCAAGGATCTACACAGGTCAGCATGGGTTGTCTCTGcaaactttttattttattttgaggttGTAAAGGTGTTTATTCTGAAAAACAACTGTGTTGCAGCCTCAAGCAGAGGAGAAATTCAGACGCTGTGTAGAAGCATACAATGCGTTGGCTGGTGCTTTCAAACCGAGTAGCTGACTGACGAACCACCAGTTTGGTTCATGAGAAGCAGGGGACGTTTCTTTTCATGTGATTGTGGTGCGAATGAAACAGGGGTTtcaacaccaaagaaacaagTATTTGTTGTTGAAGAAAGTGTAGTAGTTCATATTTATAAAAGAAACTGAAGATGAGTCCCCTATCAGAACAGAAAACGGATAAATCTATACATATCTTGCAAATCTACAGTACATAACAAGTCCACGTCAGCTTTCGCGTTCTGGTCCCTGCTCGCCTCCACgctctgccgctgccgcctcaTTCACGGCTTTGCCTACCAACTCCCAACAAACTACCATCCCTTTTCCTTCTCTCCCCACGAGGGTTTGCTGCTGCTAGGGCAAGTGACGAGATGAGATGAGTCGAGAGATTTAATTTTCTCTCCccacgcatgcatgcgtcTGTGCTCCAAAGCCAAAGGTCAACCTATATGACATCGCCAACGCTTCTTCCAAAATTTTGCTGTAGCAAACTAATGTGTCGGCAAGACATCACTTTTCAGTGGCTCCGATTTTTCTAAATTACTTGATTCAATGCAAGAGGAACTTATCTGGAAAAGAATTTTTCTGTGGCTCACCGCTCACGATACAATGCAAGAGGAGGGAGAGCCAGCAATTCCTTTTCTGTTCacacgctagctagctaggcagaAGCTACATTATACTGCATATGTCATCATTTCTGCCATCacacgctagctagctaggcagaGAAGAGAACTTGCAGTGAGCAACAATGGAGAGATTTCTGGTGAGCGCGTCCACGGGTCAATGAAGAGAACTTGCCTCCATTGTTGGATATGGGGGGTTAGGAAAAACGACGCTTGCCAAACAAGTCTATGACAAGCTTGGAACAAACTACGAATGTCGGGCCTTTGTGTCAATTTCACGTAGTCCTGATATGGTGAGGATCCTGAGTTGATCTATATTGGCTCAACTACGCAACCAGGAGTACGTTCACGCAGATGCAGGGGATGAACAACACATCATCTACCAAATCAGAAACTTCCTAAGCAATAAAAGGTATTTGCCCTCTagtgaagattttttttaattgcaaAATTCGTTTTTTAACAATATATTGTGTGCTGGTCTGATCTAAGTGTTTAATTTCTACAAATTGTCAAATATACTAGAGAGAATTCCGTGTTGCCATTGAAAATTTGTCCATATGTTCAAATGCCACTTAAAATTTGGCtgttccaaatatgccactcaaattttgcatagtgtacaaatatgccactaccgtTAAGTCAATTGTCAGTTTTCATATTGACCGAGAATACTCTTGGACACTggactactccctccgtcccactatatgaggcacgcacgtaTTCCAAGATTATCAATTTAATTATCAAAATATAAATGGCAtgacataaaaaaattcattgaAAAGTTCATGAACTTGTTAACAGAAGTTTAACTCAACCAGTAAACATAGGGTATGATGGAAAGGCACTGTATTGCCGAGTCCATGACACCGTCCTGGATTTCCTCATTTACAAATCTACCGAAGAGAACTTCTGTACCTTGTTAAGCAATAATCCTAAGGGAGATAGCAGAGTTCGACGGCTGTATATGATGAGAAATGAAGATCAAGGAAAGGCCGAGTAATTGGATTTATCACATGCCCGAACAATTGGTGTTTTTGGTGATTCCCTGGAATATTTTCCTTCCCTTGTAAAGTCAAATGCTCTTCGTGTGCTGGACATAGCTTGTTGCCTTGGACTAGGAAATCATCATGTCAAAGATGTTGGAAAACTTTTTCAACTTAGGTACTTGAACATCAGTTTGACAAAGATAACCGAGCTTCCTAGAAAAATCGGAGACTTGGAGTATCTAGAGAAGCTAAATGTGTCGAGCACGGTACTAGAGCTGCCAGAATCAATTACTCGGCTAAAACGACTAGCACGTCTGTTCATTTCTGTGCGAAGTACATTGCCGGATGGTGTTGGAAAATTGGAGAACTTGCAAGAGCTTGGGAATATAGACATCTTTTTGCAATCAGTGAAGTTTCATGAAGAGCTCGGCAAACTAACAAATCTGAGGAAGCTGCGCATCCGTTGGGACACCAGTAAACTTGACCAAGAAAGTGACAAGGGAGAAAAGCTAGTGTCAATCCCTCTGTAAATTGGACACATGCAAGCTTCGCAGCCTCTATATCACAGTTTTTCCGAGAGAGGAAGATGGCAGTATAGGACATCCATCCTTCCCTGCTCTCAAGAGCATCCGAGTTATTAACCTCTGCCGTGGACAACTCTGTTGGATTACCCAATGGCTGGTTTCCCTTGTCAACCTAGAAGAATTATCTGTCCTTGATGGGAACATAGAGCAGAAGGATGTTGAGATGGTTGGGAGGATACCTACTCTGCTCCAATTCAGACTGTTTTCTGGCTGCGTATGGCCCGTCATCATCACCGGCAGTGGCAGCTTTCAACAGTTACAGCTAGCTGAGTTTGAGTTTAATTTGTGTGGATTAGAAGGTACTAGGATGATGTATTAAAAAGACTGCAGACTTCGTGTTTTCCACTCTAAGCAGAGATCCGTCGCTGCTCTGTGCGAGCTGTCCTAGACGAGCTTCGTTCCTGGCAGATTGCTAGATGTAAAGCAGTCGCCTTCTTTAGATAATTGAACGCTGTTGGTTTCACAGGGTTCGCCCTCCTGAATGTTATCGTCCTTTCTTTCCCATGTATCGATTGTAAATAactttttttccccttttaaTATATGAAAGCAGAGCTGCTGCCTTTCGTAAAAAACAAAACCATGATGCAAGGTGATTAATAGAGTATAATTGATTAACTGTTAGACTAGTCCTGGAACCATGAGGATGCATGTGAAGAAGACGCATCCTTCTTCGGTGGAAACAAAAAGACTCGACGAACCAGCGAGGTGACTGCCCAGCGTCCTAAAATATATTCCTCCCAGAACAATGACGACGACTCAACCACCGCTCCCCGGTAACCCAATGAAATTAAAAGACGGTTTGGAGACAAATTAGATGAGCTTatatctattactatctattaaattggaatcggtggtgatTGTCACGGACGCGGTAGGTCAACtttgttaaaattacaacaaatatgccacttCCTGTTATTTTCTCTCCTTCCCGTCTTATTCAtgattcctcctcctccatcttaCGACCGACACCACCGCGCCCGCGTGAGCCTATGCCCAAgcctccccctccacccccagcccgatttctcctcctccgtcttacaaccgatGCCAACCGACGCCACAGCACTCCGAGCAAAGCCGTCACGTCGGCGCCTGCTTCACCTGTTCTCCCACCACCTCCATTGCCGCCAGCCGCCGGACTTGTGGGAGACGGCCGACCTTGACGGCGCCATGAGCTGCTTGCTCCATTCTGCCCGCCGAGTCAACTCCTCGCTAGACCTCGCAACCCGGTGCAGCCACATGACCGCATCCCGCAGTGTCCTAAGCGTCCCGACCTTCCCAGCCTTCACCAACCACCTGCGCACCCCCTTGCAGCTGATTCCAGCCACCGGGTTCCGTAGCacgggcacacctgctagtaattaattaattaccagcgggtgggggtggggaggGCGAAATTCCTCGAGTGCCAACACCACTTTCCTCGTAATTTAATTTCTTATTGACCCCTCCATTGTCCACATGAACTGCTTCTCTAGAGCCGCGCGGGCGTCGTTAGGCTTGTCATAGTGCATAGTAACATAAAGTAGTAACATGTATATGTTGTTACGAATTAATCTTGTCCAAGTCTGAATAGTAGTAGGTTTGCGTTTTGGCAAGTGCTGCCATGTGTGAGTTTAGCTGAGTTTGAATTGGACACTAGTCCATGTAGGTTTGGTCATGGTCTCCGACTAGGATTAGTACTTGTGTGCGTATAAATACGCAGGTAGTCAGCCTAGGTTGAGATCCAGCTTGTAACGTGGGATTTGAGAtattgagaagaaataaaaagagagcCACGACAGGTGCCTCTGGCCAAATAAATTCCCGatcgtgtgcgtcttcatgtgattgatctttgggcaaacccaacatttggtatcagaacAAGGTCAAAGATTTGAAGAGGCGCTTGCCCCGGGGAGGCAATGTGCTAGCACCTCGGGGCGGGCAATGGCGGCGGAGCGACGTCCGTGGATAAGAGCGGGCAATCAGTGGCGGAATGGTGTCCGCGGATCAGATCGGGTAATAGGTGGCTGTGCGTGGAGGGGcgtgttgggaatatgccctagaggcaatcatgtatgatgtaattcccaatgtattcataaatattattgagttgtccttgtttgaacatctgatatgtatcattgaatatgtgatttgattgtggaactatgtattcatgttgttcatactaaattgtccttagtcattgaggttgtgctggacacataacctagactaatgtgaaagttggctgatgactcggttccacttgtcatgggcatggtgatgtcattccagcttacacggactcggctaaagagtttagcgagtcggactgacccatattgagatgcaacgagtaggtcgtcatttgcatgtctcaatcaatgtaatccttagacctgaggttatcgcacaatccgagttgtggatcaccaacttaggttctgtcaaacgttgttccgtaacagggcagttataaaggcagagttcgggttgactgagaatcaagctgtgtgatgtggataaccaagatgggattttgcccctccgactggagagatattctctgggccctctcgagtgatatgattcgggaagcatggccatgcgcgacttggttaattgttaaccgggttgatcgactaagagttagtcggatgaatcgtatatcacagatcgagaagagagttgaactattaaagggatgacgattaatcgcctatagttcgacaaggtatatcgtgaggcaaaaagggactaagacgtatgtcacattggaaggtacgtcgtcatgactcgatggtacttgggagtcggcacgttctgctaggagccgctaccgattgatcgattgtgagtcggactccaatcgtgtccaagtcgccatgagcctgtggggtcacacacttaagagcgggagcaagtatttggtcgggttggacccgaactggaattgggctgacaatgcgagttggactcgcagggtggatgggccacaaggcttggagcccacttccactcgatatataagcaggggcgtgggatgcctaaagggcacggttttttccactctcatgcgttgagaaccctagcccgattcagttcaaccgtcgcaccggatctagcagtccgccgccggagctcctcctcgcacgtgtggataccggcagaggtgctgtacgttcagcacttcgacgatcgcgggattggatcggctggatcggatcgagggactgcactgcatcaaggcgccgcatcaataatccgcaactgcgcgtctagtggtaatcctcgtggccttctacctcggctagatcttgggagttcgcgtaggaaaagtttttgtttatctctacgcgccccttcagtggtatcagagcggtaGCTTCTGGTATTAGGCCCTTGATCGCGCATATGTGATATGCAGTAGGCATTAGATTGGATCTAGTTGCTGTTTTGGTGGTCGGTCTATGAGatagatcggttttgtacaAGGTTGATTGGATCAATCATACTCGGGGATATGGATGATCTGTTGTCCGTGATCATACTGCTAAGGTCGTGGAACGACATACCCCTACCGGTCGGTTTCCGCCATCGGGGTATACTGTGACACGTAAATCCAGTTGCGGTAATCGAAGATCAAAGAGTTTGGTCGAATCGGAACACAgatcggatctgggtaaaatTGTTTTATCCGATGAAGAAATCCATGACCGGAATGCAGCGGGACCGCCGGCTTCGCCCTGTCGTAGCGCCTTAGATGTCGTTGCGAGATTCACAACGCCGATAGATATCGTTTCTATGCATAACTTGTTTTGCAGGATGTTGTGAATGGTATGGCTTATGTGCATGTGATGTGTGTA
The Brachypodium distachyon strain Bd21 chromosome 2, Brachypodium_distachyon_v3.0, whole genome shotgun sequence genome window above contains:
- the LOC100830512 gene encoding uncharacterized protein LOC100830512, producing the protein MQAGARRGVASAAAAVAAFHSSAAALSKSTPHIRFNVREKRSDAKSALKKILLNGGPCQERSNKQTRQQKGGSKSKVHSGSGNNPHSKSNCWQDWRNFDEDDCSDTPSGSYGGKTSFTWYWPGENDDDLGNSSGFQWREEPRSTKSRERVWNESDVDEEDESCRDDLKSYRIALGLPALGPLKLDHIKSAFRTSALKWHPDKHQGSTQPQAEEKFRRCVEAYNALAGAFKPSS